A window of Halobaculum roseum genomic DNA:
AAGAACGCGACCTCCAGTTCGACCGTCCGCCGGAACAGCCGGTCGAGCCGTGCGCGTCGGCGACCGGATGCGGCCGCGCCCTCCCGGTCGAGTTCCTCGCGTAGCCAGTCGACGAACGCGACGAACCCCTCGTTCGCGTGAAGATCGATCCACTCCCCGAGATAGAACGGCTCGGGCACCGCGTCGGCGGCGGTCGCCCACTCCCGGTAGATCCACTCGGCGGGCACGAGCACCGCGAGGATCTCGGCATAGCCGCCCTCGCGGGCCGCCCGCTCCAGTACGTCCTGAAACGCACGGGTCGTGGCCGTCGTTTCCGGGTTGGTGTACGCTTCCTTGGCCACGCCGAGCGCGTCGAACGACCGCTCGAAGTAGTCGTTCTCCTCAGCGGTCAGCGACTCCATGAATGTCACGAGTTGCGACTTCGCGGCCATCGTCGGGGCCTCCCCGACCGCGTGGCCGAACGTACCGACGAGCGTCTCGACGAACACGTAATCCTGGAGAAGGTAGCGGCTGTATACGTCGTCGGCTATCGTTCCCTCGATCAGCTCTTCGGTGAACCGGCCCTCGATGGCGGTCGACCACTGCGGCTCCGCGCGGGCCCGAAGCCAGTCAGTGAATCGCGCGCCCTCTGCGCCCCCCTCCGCCGCCGTGGCGTACGTCTCGAAGTCGACCGGGACATCCGTCCCGTCCGATCTCTGCGTCGTCATAGCGGCCACCCCTCTCTCTCCCAGGCGGCATCCCAAAACAGGTACTCGTACTGGGCCGATATCCCAAACAGGTCGCGATAGCGATCCCGCTCGGCGTCGCTGGCTTCTGCGGCCACCTCGTTCATGAGGTCTTTGCACCACGTCGTGAGTTCGGTGAATTCCTCGCCAGCGTACATCTCTATCCAGGCTGCGTACTGTTCGTGCTCCGGCACCCCACGCGCTGCGAGGCGCGTTCCGGTCTCGTTAAAGCCCCACATACAGGGCAAGAGCGCGGCAACGAGGTCACCAAACGTTCCGTGGGAGGCCGTTCGGACGAGAAAGTCTGTGTACCCACGGGTCGTCGGCGAGGGATTGGTCGCCGCCAGCTCATCCTCGTCGATGCCGAACTCGGCGGCGTACGAGCGATGAAGGTCCATCTCCGTGTTCACGGTCGATTCGAGCAACGTCGCGAACCGGCCCATGCGTTCGAGATCTGGCGCCTTCGCAGCGCCGAGCGCGAATAGCCGGCTGTACTCGATCAGGTAGACGTAATCTTGGCGCACCCAGTGACGGAACGGCGCTTCCTCGAGGGTGCCGTCCCCGAGTCGGCGCACCATCGGGTGATCGAGAATCGCCGACCAGTAACCGTCGGCCTCCGCACGTAGTTCGTCGGTGAATGTCACATCAGGACGCTAGACCGAGGACCGCAAAAGTGTTATGTTCAGGTTGTATAACCCAGTTATATTGTGCGAACCCCAGCACCAGATACGCGACCCGTTGTGTTGACCGTCGCGGGCAGCGACTCGGGCGGCGGCGCCGGCGTGCAGGCAGATCTAAAAACTGCCGAAGCCTGCAGCGCGTTTGCAACGAGCGCAATCACCGCTGTGACCGCCCAGCACACTCGTGGTGTGGAGTCAACCCATGTACTTCCGCTCGAGGAGATCTCGGCCCAGATCGAGGCCGTCCGCGACGATTTCGCGGTCGACGCCCTCAAGACTGGGATGCTCGCCACCGAACCCGTCATCGAGCTCGTGGCCGACCACGCTGCCGATCTGGCGGCGCCAACTGTCGTTGACCCAGTAATGGTCGCCACCAGCGGCGACCGACTGCTCGACCCCGAGGCAGAGGGGACCTACGAGGAACTGCTCGCGCACGCGACACTCGCCACACCAAATGCCGAGGAGGCCGAGTTGCTGACCGGTGTCGCCGTCGATGGCCAGGAGAGCGCCGTCGAAGCCGGCCGCGTCCTCCTTGAGACCGGCGTCGATTCGGTCCTCCTGACGGGCGGCCACGTCGCCGGCGATACTGTCCAGGACGTGCTGGTCACCGCAGACAGCGTCGAGACGTTCGAGCACCCGCGTGTCGACACCGACGCGACCCACGGCTCTGGGTGCGCGCTCGCCAGCGCCGTCGCGGCCCGGCTCGCCCACGGCGAACCTCTCATCGAGGCCGTCCAAGCGGGGACGGACCTGCTCGCGCGCGCGATTCGCTACAACCATGACGTTGGCGAGGGACCAGGAGCGGTCCATCACCTCGTCGCGCTCCGGGAGCGGGCGGCGCGCGACCGGACGGCCGAGGCTGTCGAGTCCGTCGTCCGGCGGTTGGTCGATACGGATGCCTCGCCCGCGGTTCCCGAGGTCGGGATGAATGTGGTCGGGGCGACGCCGTACGCAGAATCACCCGAGGAGACGGCCGCGGTTGAGGGGCGAATCACTCGAACCCTCTCTGGGGTGTCTCCCAACCGCGGCGTTCGCTTTGGCGCCTCAAGTCACGTTGCGCGCTTCCTGCACGGCGCGCGCGAGTTCGACCCCGTGTTGCGGTTCGCGGTCAACTGTCGGTTCGACACGGCGATCGAACAACGGCTGGACGACCTTGCGGGAGTCGTGGTGGAGATTGATCGACGCGAGGAGCCCGAGCCAGACGAGGAGCGTTCGACAATGGGATGGGCCGCTCGGCGCGCCTTCGAGCAGGCGGACGGAACCCCCGTGGCGGTGTACGATCGTGGCGCCGTCGGAAAGGAGCCAGTGGTGCGTGTGCTCGCACCCGACGCCGAGACGGTCACGAGGCACGTGTTGACGCTCGCGGGGCGTGTCTAACCGTGCCGTTTACGCTCCCGAGTGAGATCGTCGTGGAGGATGTTCTCCCGACCCTCCGTGTCGAGCTTGCGGCCGAACTCCAGCGATACGGGCTCACCCAACAGGAGATCGCCGACGAGTTGGGCGTCACGCAAGCGGCTGTCTCAACGTACGTCAGCGAGGACACCGCCACCGACCCGCGCATCGCTAAACATCCCCGAACGCGAGCGGCCGTCGAGCGGGTCGCCGAAGGGCTTGCGACCGACGAACTGGACGGGTACGAGGCCCTTGCCGACATACTGGACCTCGTCCGTGCCCTGGAGGACCGCGGACCGATCTGTGAGATCCACGAGACGCGAATGCCCGAGATAGCGGGGCTCGGCTGCGATCTCTGCGTTCGTGGCGTCGATCCGTCGGTACGCGCCGAGCGGGCCGCCCTCGCCGATGTGCGCTCGGCCGCGCGGACGCTCTCGACTACGCCCGGGATGGCTGCGTTCGTTCCGAACGTCGGCTCGAACATCGGCGCCGCGCCCCCGGACGCCGAGACGCCGACCGACGTGGCGGCGATCCCCGGACGTATCTACGCTGTCGATGGCCGCGTTGAGGTGCCCGCGAACCCGGAATTTGGAGCGTCCCGACACGTCGCCACTGTCCTCCTTGCGGCGGCCGCGGTCGACCCAGATCTTCGGGGGGCGGTCAATCTTGCTACCGAAAGTGCGTTCCTGGCGGCGGCTCGCGAGCGCGGGATTGAAACGATGGAGTTCGACGCCGACTACGAGGATCGCGAGCGCCGGCTCCGCGAACGGTTTGCCGACCGAGAGTCGGCACCCCGGGTACTGTACCATGAGGGCGCGTTCGGTATCGAACCGATCACCTACGTGCTCGGCGCGAACGCGGAGGAGGCAGCGCAGTATGCCGCCGAACTCGTAGAAGAAATCACGGACGCGTGAACCGCCTCGGGTCAAGCCCAGTTGCATTCGACTCGTATCCCCTGTAAACTACTCGGCATCGATGTAGTCTTCGTTCTCAGTCCCAACCCAGAATTTACGAATGAAGGTAGATATACTGA
This region includes:
- the thiD gene encoding bifunctional hydroxymethylpyrimidine kinase/phosphomethylpyrimidine kinase, translating into MRTPAPDTRPVVLTVAGSDSGGGAGVQADLKTAEACSAFATSAITAVTAQHTRGVESTHVLPLEEISAQIEAVRDDFAVDALKTGMLATEPVIELVADHAADLAAPTVVDPVMVATSGDRLLDPEAEGTYEELLAHATLATPNAEEAELLTGVAVDGQESAVEAGRVLLETGVDSVLLTGGHVAGDTVQDVLVTADSVETFEHPRVDTDATHGSGCALASAVAARLAHGEPLIEAVQAGTDLLARAIRYNHDVGEGPGAVHHLVALRERAARDRTAEAVESVVRRLVDTDASPAVPEVGMNVVGATPYAESPEETAAVEGRITRTLSGVSPNRGVRFGASSHVARFLHGAREFDPVLRFAVNCRFDTAIEQRLDDLAGVVVEIDRREEPEPDEERSTMGWAARRAFEQADGTPVAVYDRGAVGKEPVVRVLAPDAETVTRHVLTLAGRV
- the tenA gene encoding thiaminase II, which produces MTFTDELRAEADGYWSAILDHPMVRRLGDGTLEEAPFRHWVRQDYVYLIEYSRLFALGAAKAPDLERMGRFATLLESTVNTEMDLHRSYAAEFGIDEDELAATNPSPTTRGYTDFLVRTASHGTFGDLVAALLPCMWGFNETGTRLAARGVPEHEQYAAWIEMYAGEEFTELTTWCKDLMNEVAAEASDAERDRYRDLFGISAQYEYLFWDAAWEREGWPL
- a CDS encoding TenA family protein, translating into MTTQRSDGTDVPVDFETYATAAEGGAEGARFTDWLRARAEPQWSTAIEGRFTEELIEGTIADDVYSRYLLQDYVFVETLVGTFGHAVGEAPTMAAKSQLVTFMESLTAEENDYFERSFDALGVAKEAYTNPETTATTRAFQDVLERAAREGGYAEILAVLVPAEWIYREWATAADAVPEPFYLGEWIDLHANEGFVAFVDWLREELDREGAAASGRRRARLDRLFRRTVELEVAFFESAYDADIGSNLGEKEW
- a CDS encoding thiamine-phosphate synthase family protein, with the protein product MPFTLPSEIVVEDVLPTLRVELAAELQRYGLTQQEIADELGVTQAAVSTYVSEDTATDPRIAKHPRTRAAVERVAEGLATDELDGYEALADILDLVRALEDRGPICEIHETRMPEIAGLGCDLCVRGVDPSVRAERAALADVRSAARTLSTTPGMAAFVPNVGSNIGAAPPDAETPTDVAAIPGRIYAVDGRVEVPANPEFGASRHVATVLLAAAAVDPDLRGAVNLATESAFLAAARERGIETMEFDADYEDRERRLRERFADRESAPRVLYHEGAFGIEPITYVLGANAEEAAQYAAELVEEITDA